One stretch of Niallia sp. XMNu-256 DNA includes these proteins:
- a CDS encoding FAD-dependent oxidoreductase yields the protein MYDIVVIGGGPAGGSAAIYTAKAGKKTLLLDSNKSMTARALMLNHYGVEEITGPDMLEVGKKSAEKFGAEIKEETVANITGEAGNFTVETESGATYQAAHVILATGALASLAEKVGLETKDHREPRMKTAIVTNAEGETNKKGIWATGVVAGVSAHTIVTAGDGARVAINVLSEINGERYVDHDVLK from the coding sequence ATGTACGATATCGTAGTTATTGGTGGCGGCCCTGCTGGTGGAAGTGCAGCAATTTACACGGCAAAGGCTGGAAAGAAAACCCTTCTTCTTGACTCAAATAAAAGTATGACGGCAAGAGCCTTAATGCTAAACCATTACGGTGTAGAAGAAATTACAGGACCGGATATGCTTGAAGTTGGTAAAAAGTCAGCGGAAAAATTTGGGGCGGAGATTAAAGAAGAAACGGTTGCAAACATTACTGGAGAAGCTGGAAACTTTACAGTTGAAACAGAAAGCGGCGCAACCTATCAAGCGGCGCATGTTATTCTTGCAACTGGTGCTTTAGCATCTCTTGCTGAAAAAGTAGGCCTTGAAACAAAAGATCACAGAGAGCCTAGAATGAAAACAGCAATTGTAACAAATGCTGAGGGTGAAACAAATAAAAAAGGCATTTGGGCAACTGGAGTGGTTGCCGGCGTAAGTGCACATACAATTGTAACAGCTGGTGATGGCGCTCGTGTCGCAATCAACGTATTAAGTGAAATCAATGGCGAACGTTATGTTGACCATGATGTTTTAAAATAA
- a CDS encoding FAD:protein FMN transferase yields the protein MKKTILFSILAVLLTVMVGCNGSKEEANDKNDKKMASSPYERTEFLMGTVVNIKIYDEGKQDVLDPVFERINWLADHTTINETEDENSEIALINEKAGVEPVTVSDDIYELIKAGLDYSMKAEGSYDITIGPLTNMWKIGYPDARKPEQSEIDAVLPLINYKEIELDEANKTVFLKKSGMQLDLGSIAKGFIADETVEVLKEHGVTSAIVDLGGNIIVVGNSPSGNKWNVGIQEPDADAARGAVVGKIQESDRSIVTSGIYERVLNIDGESYHHLLDPKTGYPFNNDIAGVTIVSDQSIDGDGLSTSVFSKGIEGGLQFIEQFEGAEAIFISHDKKVYLTSGIKDNFELTNEEYEIVN from the coding sequence ATGAAGAAAACCATTCTATTTTCCATATTAGCTGTATTATTGACAGTAATGGTTGGCTGTAATGGTTCAAAAGAAGAAGCAAACGATAAAAATGATAAGAAGATGGCTTCATCCCCCTACGAAAGAACTGAGTTTCTAATGGGTACGGTTGTAAACATCAAAATTTATGATGAAGGCAAACAAGATGTATTAGATCCTGTTTTTGAGCGGATTAATTGGTTAGCTGATCATACCACTATTAATGAAACAGAGGATGAGAACTCAGAAATTGCCTTAATTAACGAAAAAGCAGGGGTAGAGCCTGTAACAGTATCTGATGATATTTACGAACTGATAAAGGCCGGTCTTGACTATAGCATGAAAGCTGAAGGCTCCTACGATATTACGATTGGTCCTTTAACAAACATGTGGAAAATCGGTTATCCGGATGCCCGTAAACCTGAACAGTCAGAAATCGATGCAGTACTTCCGTTAATAAATTATAAAGAGATTGAACTAGACGAGGCAAATAAAACGGTCTTTCTCAAAAAGTCTGGTATGCAACTAGATTTAGGATCAATTGCAAAAGGGTTTATTGCAGATGAAACAGTTGAAGTATTAAAAGAACATGGTGTAACATCAGCTATTGTCGATTTAGGTGGCAATATTATTGTCGTTGGTAATAGCCCTTCTGGGAATAAGTGGAATGTTGGCATCCAGGAACCCGATGCAGACGCTGCCCGTGGAGCTGTTGTTGGGAAAATACAAGAATCTGACCGATCGATTGTAACATCCGGAATTTATGAACGGGTTCTTAATATTGATGGAGAAAGCTATCATCACTTATTGGATCCGAAAACAGGTTATCCATTTAATAACGACATCGCTGGCGTCACGATTGTTTCCGATCAATCAATTGATGGAGATGGTCTGTCTACTTCCGTATTTTCAAAAGGAATAGAAGGAGGACTCCAGTTTATTGAACAATTTGAAGGAGCCGAAGCTATTTTTATCAGCCATGATAAAAAGGTTTATCTCACTTCAGGAATAAAAGACAATTTTGAACTCACAAATGAGGAATATGAAATAGTAAACTAA
- a CDS encoding NAD(P)/FAD-dependent oxidoreductase, whose translation MAEKKIVIIGAGYAGVHAAKKLAKKYKRDDSVEITLIDRHSYHTMMTELHEVAAHRVEPNDILFDLRKLFNRTKVKLVTDNVTHVDHEKKVVTTEIGTFSYDYLVLGMGAEANDFGTPGVKEHGFTLWSWEDAVKLRTHIEETVRKAATEPDEAKRKAMLTFIVCGSGFTGIEMVGELIEWKVRLAKDNKLDPEDFTLYVVEAAPTILNTLDRTDAGKAEKYLEKQGVKILKNSAIVEVKPDSIKLKSGEEIPTHTLIWTAGIKANSDTKDYGMSSGRAGRLLVNEYMEAEGLKDTYVVGDLAYYEEDGKPIPQIVEAAEQTGATAAKNIIAEISGGQKTAFKGKYHGTMVSIGGRYGVANLSGIRLSGWFANFMKHIVNIYYFLTISSGYYIWQYIKHEFFHTKDKRNIFRDVTTRYGNVIWTFPIRLYLAWFWIEEGGSKIWGATKWAEKDLFSGLGSDSWIVDKSVKMPFEWLQTATSGASEWAEGGAEATAIAPPILDTMPGWFEAIMKVMMPTPEVAIFMQGFVGIFEFALGLLILFGLFTWLAGFASVSMLLMFTLTAMLGWDKFWALPASFAVMNGAGRFLGLDYYVLPFLGKKLGNWWYGKERAIYKDHKK comes from the coding sequence GTGGCAGAGAAAAAAATCGTTATCATCGGTGCGGGTTATGCTGGTGTGCACGCCGCTAAAAAGCTTGCCAAAAAGTATAAAAGAGACGATTCTGTTGAAATTACTTTGATTGATCGTCATTCGTATCATACAATGATGACCGAACTTCATGAAGTAGCTGCTCATCGCGTTGAGCCAAATGACATTTTATTTGACCTTCGCAAATTATTTAACCGTACAAAAGTTAAATTAGTAACTGACAATGTTACACATGTTGACCATGAGAAAAAAGTGGTGACAACTGAAATAGGTACTTTTTCATACGATTATTTAGTATTAGGAATGGGTGCGGAAGCGAATGACTTCGGTACACCTGGTGTAAAAGAGCATGGTTTTACATTATGGTCTTGGGAAGATGCTGTAAAACTACGTACACATATTGAAGAAACGGTTCGCAAGGCAGCAACTGAACCAGATGAAGCCAAACGGAAAGCGATGTTAACGTTTATCGTCTGTGGTTCCGGGTTCACTGGAATTGAAATGGTTGGGGAACTTATTGAATGGAAGGTTCGTTTAGCAAAGGATAATAAATTAGATCCAGAAGATTTTACATTATATGTAGTAGAAGCTGCTCCAACGATTTTAAATACATTGGATCGTACAGATGCTGGCAAAGCAGAAAAATATTTAGAAAAACAAGGTGTAAAAATCCTTAAGAACTCTGCGATTGTCGAAGTTAAACCTGATTCCATTAAGTTAAAATCAGGCGAGGAAATTCCTACACATACATTAATTTGGACAGCTGGTATTAAAGCGAATTCCGACACGAAAGATTATGGAATGTCAAGTGGCCGTGCAGGACGTTTACTTGTTAATGAATACATGGAGGCAGAAGGCTTAAAAGACACATATGTTGTCGGGGACTTAGCTTACTATGAAGAAGATGGTAAACCAATTCCACAAATTGTTGAAGCAGCTGAACAAACAGGTGCAACGGCTGCAAAAAATATCATTGCGGAGATTAGCGGTGGCCAGAAAACCGCTTTTAAAGGAAAATATCATGGGACAATGGTTTCAATTGGTGGGCGTTATGGGGTAGCAAACCTTAGCGGAATTCGCCTGAGCGGTTGGTTTGCAAACTTTATGAAGCATATCGTTAACATTTATTACTTCCTAACAATTAGCAGTGGCTATTATATTTGGCAATATATTAAACATGAATTTTTCCATACAAAAGATAAGCGAAATATTTTCCGTGATGTGACAACTCGTTATGGCAATGTGATCTGGACTTTCCCAATTCGTTTATACCTTGCTTGGTTCTGGATTGAAGAAGGCGGTTCTAAGATCTGGGGAGCTACTAAATGGGCAGAGAAAGACTTATTTAGTGGACTTGGATCAGATTCGTGGATTGTTGATAAATCGGTTAAAATGCCATTTGAATGGTTACAAACCGCAACAAGCGGCGCTAGTGAATGGGCTGAAGGTGGAGCTGAAGCTACTGCAATTGCACCTCCAATTTTAGATACAATGCCAGGTTGGTTTGAGGCAATCATGAAAGTAATGATGCCTACTCCTGAAGTTGCGATCTTTATGCAAGGATTCGTGGGAATTTTTGAATTTGCTTTAGGACTCTTAATTCTATTTGGTTTATTTACTTGGTTAGCAGGCTTTGCAAGTGTCAGCATGTTACTTATGTTCACATTAACAGCAATGCTCGGTTGGGATAAGTTCTGGGCGTTACCTGCATCTTTCGCAGTGATGAACGGTGCTGGAAGATTCTTAGGTCTTGATTATTATGTATTACCATTCTTAGGTAAAAAACTAGGTAACTGGTGGTATGGTAAGGAACGGGCTATTTACAAAGACCATAAAAAGTGA
- a CDS encoding NusG domain II-containing protein, with product MRSFSNMIKSGDIIITLLLVLLSFLPIVIFSYQQAEKTSELAGFGETETVAVITVNNEEVRRITLTGNTESEVFDIHTDDGGYNTIEVRGESIRIKGANCYDQVCVRFGFISKPGETAVCLPHKLVLEIKSTAGEQPNDMIISS from the coding sequence ATGCGATCATTTTCCAATATGATTAAAAGTGGGGATATTATTATTACCCTTTTGCTTGTATTGCTTTCTTTTCTTCCTATTGTAATTTTTAGCTATCAACAGGCTGAAAAAACGTCGGAACTGGCTGGTTTTGGGGAGACGGAAACGGTTGCTGTTATTACGGTGAACAACGAAGAAGTGAGAAGAATCACATTAACAGGGAATACAGAATCAGAGGTCTTTGATATTCATACAGATGACGGTGGCTATAATACTATAGAAGTTCGTGGCGAGAGCATTCGTATTAAAGGTGCAAATTGTTATGACCAAGTCTGTGTTCGTTTTGGTTTTATATCTAAGCCGGGAGAAACGGCTGTTTGTTTGCCGCATAAATTAGTCCTTGAAATAAAATCAACAGCTGGAGAGCAACCGAATGATATGATCATTAGTTCATAA
- the menA gene encoding 1,4-dihydroxy-2-naphthoate polyprenyltransferase, translating to MSIRTFLEFVEIRTKLASLFPFLVGLLFVIYRFDAFKPINTVIFFFAMLIFDLTTTAINNYMDYKKATTDEYRKRENIIGQDNIPIGLAKFTIFAMLFTAMGLGIWLVFLTDLLVLFIGILCFIIGVFYTYGPVPISRIPLGEVFSGVTMGFGILFLVVYVNAYDHGIANLIVNGSFISLQADLVLLGEILLVSLPCIFTIANIMLANNICDLEDDIKNRRFTLPYYIGKKRAVTLYNILYAATFISILTAVILNILPIVLLLSLLIIVPVSKHISLFNKKQVKSETFSLAIKNLVFINGSIIAMMVVSFIV from the coding sequence ATGTCTATACGAACATTTTTAGAATTTGTTGAAATAAGAACAAAGTTAGCCAGTTTATTTCCATTTTTAGTAGGCTTACTTTTCGTCATATATCGCTTTGATGCTTTTAAACCGATCAACACGGTGATTTTCTTTTTCGCGATGTTGATATTCGATTTAACTACTACCGCGATTAATAACTACATGGACTATAAAAAAGCAACAACAGATGAATATCGTAAGCGTGAAAATATTATTGGACAGGATAATATTCCAATCGGATTAGCAAAGTTTACCATTTTTGCTATGTTATTTACCGCCATGGGATTGGGAATCTGGCTAGTTTTTCTTACTGATCTATTAGTTCTTTTTATCGGGATCCTTTGCTTTATCATTGGAGTTTTTTATACGTATGGACCTGTACCCATCTCACGAATTCCACTTGGCGAAGTTTTCTCAGGAGTCACAATGGGTTTCGGGATTTTATTCCTAGTTGTTTATGTTAATGCGTATGATCATGGAATTGCAAATCTAATTGTGAACGGAAGCTTCATCAGTTTGCAAGCCGATTTAGTCTTATTGGGTGAAATCTTATTAGTATCGCTGCCATGTATTTTTACAATTGCTAATATCATGTTAGCCAACAATATCTGTGATTTAGAGGATGATATCAAAAATCGCCGTTTCACATTGCCTTATTATATTGGCAAAAAACGAGCTGTAACTCTGTACAACATTCTTTATGCCGCCACCTTTATCTCTATATTAACTGCTGTTATATTAAACATTTTACCGATTGTATTATTATTATCATTACTTATCATTGTACCTGTATCGAAACATATTAGTTTATTTAATAAAAAGCAGGTTAAGTCAGAAACTTTCTCTCTTGCAATTAAAAACTTAGTATTTATCAATGGATCAATTATTGCAATGATGGTCGTATCATTCATTGTATAA
- a CDS encoding Gx transporter family protein produces the protein MTKNQRLVYIALLAAQAVIISLIERAIPSPFAFAPGAKLGLANIITCMALYTLSVKDTTKVVAIRLTLAALLGGNLSSFMYSASGAILSLFGMIAVKQLGPSRISLIGVSVAGAIMHNVGQLLVASWIAQTWTVLLYLPVLSFIGVLSGIAIGIMANYLLTHVEKLVYYRYLRE, from the coding sequence GTGACAAAAAATCAGCGCCTCGTTTATATTGCTTTGTTAGCGGCACAAGCTGTCATTATTAGCTTAATTGAACGGGCCATCCCTTCTCCATTTGCATTTGCTCCCGGTGCCAAGCTCGGATTAGCGAACATCATTACATGTATGGCATTATATACACTTTCTGTTAAAGATACGACAAAAGTGGTAGCGATACGGTTAACATTGGCTGCTTTATTAGGGGGGAATTTATCTTCTTTTATGTATAGTGCCTCAGGGGCAATCCTAAGCTTATTTGGAATGATTGCTGTTAAGCAGTTAGGACCATCAAGAATCAGCTTAATTGGTGTTAGTGTCGCAGGCGCCATCATGCATAATGTTGGACAATTGTTAGTTGCCAGCTGGATTGCTCAGACATGGACTGTGTTACTGTACTTACCTGTTCTCTCCTTTATTGGTGTTCTTTCAGGCATTGCAATTGGAATTATGGCTAATTATTTATTAACTCATGTTGAAAAACTAGTCTACTATCGCTATCTTCGAGAATAA
- the pepT gene encoding peptidase T has product MKDEIIERFTRYVKVDTQSNAEVESCPSTPGQLTLANMLVEELKEIGMEEVTIDENGYVMATLPSNTDKQVPTVGFLAHVDTATDFTGKNVNPQLVENYDGQDIVLNKELQVVLSKESFPELVDYKGHTLITTDGTTLLGADDKAGIAEIMTAMDYLIKHPEIKHGKVRVAFTPDEEIGRGPHKFDVKEFGADFAYTMDGGPLGELEYESFNAAAAKLTFKGTNVHPGTAKGKMVNSMKLAIDFNNRLPAQEFPEQTEGYEGFYHLLSFQGDVEETVLHYIIRDHDRALFEKRKETVRSIATDLQQKYGEERVQLEMNDQYYNMREKIEPVKQIVDVAYKAMENLDIKPIVKPIRGGTDGSQLSYMGLPTPNIFAGGENFHGKFEYVSVENMIKATEVIVEIVKLIEDEELSLNKA; this is encoded by the coding sequence TTGAAAGACGAAATTATTGAGAGATTTACGAGGTATGTGAAAGTAGACACACAATCAAACGCTGAGGTAGAGTCATGTCCTTCAACCCCTGGTCAACTAACACTTGCCAACATGTTAGTTGAAGAATTAAAAGAAATTGGAATGGAAGAGGTAACAATCGATGAAAATGGATATGTAATGGCAACTTTACCGTCTAATACGGATAAGCAAGTCCCGACTGTAGGCTTCTTAGCTCATGTTGATACCGCAACAGACTTTACTGGTAAAAATGTAAACCCGCAACTCGTTGAAAACTATGATGGTCAGGATATTGTATTAAATAAAGAGTTACAAGTGGTTTTATCAAAAGAGAGTTTTCCTGAATTAGTAGATTACAAAGGACATACGTTAATTACAACAGACGGTACCACCTTGCTTGGCGCCGACGACAAGGCTGGAATTGCTGAAATTATGACGGCAATGGATTATTTAATCAAACACCCAGAAATCAAGCATGGAAAAGTAAGAGTGGCTTTTACACCTGATGAGGAGATCGGCAGGGGGCCACATAAATTTGATGTTAAAGAGTTTGGAGCAGATTTTGCCTATACAATGGATGGCGGACCACTTGGTGAATTAGAATATGAGAGTTTTAATGCCGCGGCAGCCAAACTAACGTTTAAAGGAACAAATGTCCATCCCGGAACTGCCAAAGGGAAAATGGTTAATTCGATGAAGCTCGCAATAGATTTCAATAACCGGTTACCTGCTCAAGAATTTCCGGAACAAACCGAAGGCTATGAAGGTTTCTATCATCTCCTTTCTTTTCAAGGGGATGTGGAGGAAACGGTTTTACATTATATTATCCGGGACCATGACCGAGCATTATTTGAAAAACGGAAAGAAACCGTTCGCTCGATTGCTACAGATTTACAACAAAAATACGGTGAAGAGCGGGTACAATTAGAAATGAATGATCAATATTATAATATGAGAGAAAAAATTGAACCTGTGAAGCAAATTGTCGATGTTGCTTATAAAGCCATGGAAAACTTGGACATTAAACCGATTGTTAAACCAATTCGAGGGGGCACAGATGGCTCACAATTATCCTACATGGGACTCCCAACTCCAAATATCTTTGCCGGCGGAGAAAACTTTCATGGCAAATTTGAATATGTCTCAGTTGAAAATATGATAAAAGCAACGGAAGTCATCGTTGAAATTGTCAAGCTGATTGAGGATGAGGAATTGTCTTTGAACAAGGCTTAA
- a CDS encoding energy-coupling factor transporter transmembrane component T: protein MNKLILGRYFPGDSWIHRLDPRSKLVACIYFIFVLFLANNWQTYALLWLFTFTVMYLSGVSFTTYIRGVKPLIWLILFTVFLQVLFTSGGEVYFEWGPITITYFGLTNGFFIFCRFVMIVFISTVVTLTTKPIDLTDGINSLLRPLRALKIPVDEFSLMLSISLRFIPNLLDETQKIMDAQRARGTEFGEGNLFQQMKKLVPIFLPLFVSSLNRSEELANAMEVRGYQSGEKRSTFRQLNWQPRDTFCLLLMLVLTIGLVFLRNGGGILH, encoded by the coding sequence ATGAATAAATTGATATTAGGCCGATACTTCCCAGGTGATTCTTGGATTCATCGCCTTGATCCAAGGTCAAAGTTAGTTGCCTGTATTTATTTTATCTTTGTTTTATTTTTGGCTAATAACTGGCAAACCTATGCCCTCCTTTGGTTATTTACGTTTACAGTTATGTACCTCTCAGGTGTCAGTTTTACTACTTACATTCGTGGCGTCAAACCGTTAATATGGTTAATTTTATTCACAGTATTTTTACAAGTATTATTTACTTCAGGTGGAGAGGTTTACTTTGAATGGGGACCGATTACGATTACCTACTTTGGGTTAACAAATGGCTTTTTTATTTTCTGCCGATTTGTTATGATCGTGTTTATTTCGACGGTCGTGACGCTGACGACAAAGCCGATTGATTTAACAGATGGCATTAATTCACTGCTCCGTCCTTTACGTGCTTTGAAAATCCCTGTAGATGAATTTTCCTTAATGCTCTCAATTTCGTTGCGCTTTATTCCAAACCTGCTTGATGAAACGCAAAAAATCATGGATGCGCAACGTGCCCGTGGCACGGAATTCGGTGAAGGGAACCTATTTCAACAAATGAAAAAGCTCGTACCGATCTTTTTACCCCTGTTTGTTAGTTCGTTAAACCGTTCAGAGGAGTTAGCGAATGCAATGGAGGTTAGAGGCTATCAATCAGGAGAAAAACGCTCTACATTCCGACAGCTAAACTGGCAACCCCGTGACACTTTTTGTTTATTATTGATGCTGGTCTTAACCATTGGATTAGTCTTTCTTCGCAATGGCGGGGGAATTTTACATTAA
- a CDS encoding energy-coupling factor transporter ATPase, which translates to MEVNFERVSADYQVGPLRTPFVLRDVDVNLPSGSYTAVVGYTGSGKSSLLKAMNGLLIPKQGQVQIGSDVIKQDNNKAALKSIRKKVGMVFQFPESQLFAETVEKDICFGPLNFGVAEEEANEIAKKVIHQVGLSEEFLKKSPFSLSGGQKRRVAIAGILAMQPDILVLDEPGAGLDPSGKREIMDLIESWHKERRMTTVLVTHDMEDVINYAEKVVVMEKGTVVFHDTVLNLFADLAQVEKWHLDVPDARRFQLEIEAKTGVRLNQVCLTVEDLADALIEVGLV; encoded by the coding sequence ATGGAAGTAAATTTTGAAAGAGTGTCTGCTGATTACCAAGTTGGACCACTAAGGACACCATTCGTATTACGTGACGTTGACGTCAATCTCCCATCTGGCAGTTATACAGCTGTCGTCGGCTACACAGGTTCCGGAAAATCAAGTTTATTAAAAGCAATGAATGGTTTATTGATTCCTAAACAAGGACAAGTTCAAATTGGCTCAGATGTAATCAAACAGGATAATAATAAAGCTGCCCTGAAATCCATTCGCAAGAAGGTCGGAATGGTCTTTCAATTTCCTGAATCCCAATTATTTGCTGAAACGGTTGAAAAGGACATTTGCTTTGGCCCCTTAAATTTTGGTGTTGCAGAAGAAGAAGCAAATGAGATTGCAAAAAAGGTCATTCATCAAGTCGGTTTATCAGAAGAGTTTTTAAAGAAGTCGCCCTTTTCCCTTTCAGGCGGCCAGAAACGACGGGTTGCGATTGCAGGAATTTTGGCGATGCAACCTGATATTCTTGTTTTAGACGAACCAGGAGCAGGACTTGATCCCTCTGGAAAAAGAGAAATTATGGATTTAATCGAGTCTTGGCATAAAGAGCGGAGAATGACAACCGTCTTAGTCACTCATGATATGGAAGATGTGATTAATTATGCAGAAAAAGTAGTTGTTATGGAAAAGGGAACGGTTGTTTTTCACGATACCGTTCTCAACTTGTTTGCTGACCTCGCACAAGTTGAAAAGTGGCATCTTGATGTTCCTGATGCCAGACGGTTCCAACTGGAGATCGAAGCCAAAACAGGTGTGCGTTTGAATCAGGTGTGCTTAACTGTTGAGGATTTAGCGGATGCACTTATCGAGGTGGGACTTGTATGA
- the pplA gene encoding extracellular electron transfer flavoprotein PplA yields the protein MKIGKKTFVTSMAVSLALILGACGNNEAADAPKEETPTETATENTETTENEQATETAAPKKLAGAELQDGTYTLEEKEISDKGWKATFSIKVEDGKITESNYNYVNADGKLKTDDEEYQKSMSEKTGVGPQDYIPTLNDDLIAKQDAQQVEVVTGATHSAESFKNYAQQLIQAAQAGNTETIVIDAAAPLQDGEYSLEEKNLGATGWRTVFKMTVKDGKIVTSDYNNVNAENQLKTDDDEYQKNMSEKAGTGPQEFIPALNDDLVAKQAAGDIEVVTGATGTSNGFILYAQQLINAAQKGDTNPIVIDNIVFEKK from the coding sequence ATGAAAATTGGTAAAAAAACATTTGTTACATCCATGGCTGTATCCTTAGCTCTAATCTTAGGTGCATGTGGAAATAACGAAGCAGCAGACGCACCAAAAGAAGAAACACCAACAGAAACTGCTACAGAAAACACTGAAACTACTGAAAATGAACAAGCTACTGAAACTGCAGCACCTAAGAAACTTGCTGGCGCTGAATTACAAGATGGAACTTATACATTAGAAGAAAAAGAAATTAGCGATAAAGGGTGGAAAGCAACTTTCTCAATCAAGGTTGAAGATGGAAAGATTACCGAATCTAATTACAATTACGTAAACGCTGATGGTAAATTAAAAACTGATGATGAAGAATACCAAAAATCTATGTCTGAAAAAACGGGTGTAGGTCCTCAAGATTACATTCCAACATTAAATGATGATTTAATTGCCAAACAAGATGCACAACAAGTTGAAGTTGTGACTGGTGCCACTCACTCTGCTGAATCATTTAAAAACTATGCTCAACAATTAATCCAAGCCGCACAAGCTGGAAATACTGAAACCATCGTTATTGATGCAGCTGCACCATTGCAAGATGGTGAATATTCACTAGAAGAGAAAAACCTTGGTGCAACTGGCTGGAGAACTGTATTCAAAATGACTGTTAAAGATGGCAAAATCGTCACTTCTGATTACAACAATGTAAATGCAGAAAATCAATTAAAAACAGATGATGATGAATACCAAAAAAATATGTCTGAAAAAGCTGGTACTGGTCCACAAGAATTTATTCCAGCTTTAAATGATGATTTAGTTGCAAAACAAGCTGCTGGTGACATTGAAGTTGTAACTGGTGCAACTGGCACTTCTAATGGTTTCATTCTTTATGCACAACAACTAATTAATGCAGCTCAAAAAGGTGATACTAACCCTATCGTTATTGACAATATTGTTTTTGAAAAGAAATAA
- a CDS encoding energy-coupling factor transporter ATPase, whose protein sequence is MGEPIIEVKHLSFRYDQRVKSRTLSDVSLTINKGEWVAIVGQNGSGKSTLARMLVGLFTPESGKIIIGGQELNDDSKWDVRRRIGMVFQNPDNQFIGTSVQDDVAFSLENLNLPYEEMKTRVNQAIDMVGLSSYKLHDPSHLSGGQKQRVAIAGVLALNPDVLVLDEAFVMLDPRSRRELLQILQDLNQKHKITILSITHDMNEAASADRILIMKKGKLVNSGTPKEVFSEVQDLEPPFVEKLRRTLLERNRKVPQEYMSEAEMVRWLWK, encoded by the coding sequence ATGGGGGAACCAATAATTGAAGTAAAACACCTATCCTTTCGATATGATCAACGAGTGAAATCGAGAACTCTATCTGACGTTTCTTTGACGATTAATAAAGGTGAGTGGGTGGCAATTGTTGGGCAGAATGGTTCTGGAAAATCGACATTAGCCAGAATGTTAGTCGGTTTATTTACCCCGGAAAGCGGCAAAATTATCATCGGCGGACAAGAATTAAATGATGACTCTAAATGGGATGTAAGACGTCGAATTGGGATGGTCTTTCAAAATCCCGATAATCAATTTATTGGTACAAGCGTTCAAGATGATGTTGCCTTTAGCTTAGAAAACTTAAACTTGCCATATGAGGAAATGAAAACAAGAGTAAACCAAGCCATTGATATGGTTGGTTTATCATCTTATAAATTACACGATCCCTCCCATTTATCAGGTGGCCAAAAACAGCGGGTTGCCATTGCAGGTGTATTAGCGCTAAACCCGGATGTACTCGTATTAGATGAGGCGTTCGTCATGTTAGACCCTAGAAGTCGACGTGAATTGCTGCAAATATTGCAGGATTTAAATCAAAAACATAAGATAACGATTCTCTCGATCACACATGATATGAATGAGGCCGCCTCTGCTGATCGAATCTTAATCATGAAAAAAGGAAAACTAGTCAACAGTGGTACTCCTAAGGAAGTTTTTTCAGAAGTGCAGGATCTAGAACCTCCTTTTGTTGAAAAATTACGACGTACCCTTTTAGAACGAAATAGAAAGGTTCCGCAAGAATATATGTCGGAAGCAGAGATGGTGCGTTGGTTATGGAAGTAA